The nucleotide window ataaaaattgtctgcaccgacTGCAAGGAAtacaaactaaattgaatgttatttcttcttgACATCTTCGATTtgtaaatttttcaacaattttgaatttcatctctctacatataaatgcataatgatccgcagtctactcatcattGCCTTTTTCTACCATCTACATATACTATTTATCTTCATAACTCTAATTGCCAGGTGATGTTtgatacagggtgagtccgaagaaacagaacacctaaatacctccgttacttttcgttgtacaaaaaaacttcttaggacaaagttacactgtttgaagggccacatgtaacggtgtaagggaaaaaattttcgaggtcattttttttacgagatttcaaggtcatcgaaatttttttaaatggaatgaggtatactttaatacatcaatcgatgcagctggacattcgttataaaaaaagtactaacccatgtatgtcgaaaagttagtagttcaggaaatatatcaatttaaataactttaaaacaccattactgtcgtactaagacgttagcgtttaggGAGAGTTCCCCTAGTACCGGACTCTTAaggtttttcttaaataaataaaagggatattgatttatttttatttcttttgcaTTAATTACAAGATAACAGTAATAGAAATCAAAGTAAACTATCAAATAAACcaacattattataatatttaaattacattaacattATGTATAGGTCATTGATTTAGAGTGAGTCTAGAATGGCCCCTAATATCGGACATAGTAAACATGTGTAAATTAACGCATAatacttttaaaataatttacaatgATCACAAATATAGTCGTCGAAACATTCAGGGATGTCGGCACAAGCTTCGTGAGCCCATTCTTGGCATTTTGAGCACTGTATCCAGTCCTCATTATTGGTTTCCAAACAAACCACACAAACTGTCTCCTCGTTTGTATTTTCCGGTTTCACTGCACgagttttctttattttattttttctattcgttgTTTTAAAGttactttttaaattcttcttttcttctcttatccgttttttattttctttttcttcgaccAATAATTTATGAGATTGTGAAGTAAGAACTTCACTCTTTtctgattttctttttcttgattCTGATCGCTTTTTTGTTGCATCAGGCAACGGAGacaattttaaaatagattTATAAATATCAGCAGCAGAGGTACTAGGTGGATGCACGTCTAATGTTTTTGGACTTTTCTCACTACGAACTTCGAGTGTTGAAGTTCCTTTTCATTCCATAAACCTCGTTTTTTGATGTCCATGTCGTTGCTTAGGTGTATTTTTAACGACTGAAAGTAAgataataaacattattataaatACGAACATACAATAATGAGTTTGTTACTGTCCGATACTAGGGGACAGTGAACGCActgaaaaatgatatttttctGAAAAGCAGTTcacttgatagaaaaaacaaaaaGTAAATGAAAAAGTACTTACCAGAATTTACAATAACACTGATCAGATGTCTTTTATTCACGACAATTTGATAGATATAACactttataatttatacgataCACTGCTTTCACGTCGAACgctaaggccgtccacacacgggtcgattgtaatcgcgtcgtgaagttcgtaagtcttgctcgtcatgtacgattcatgcggcggacgcgatttcgtccacacacgggtcgatcgtcgatttggtcgacgcgattccagtcgcatgcgattcccctccacgtgacttccaatgcaaatgaatggagagccacacacgggtcgattcgtggtcgactgaaatcggctcgactgaaatcgcgtccgtcgcatgaacagtcgcatgcgattccccctccacgtgatttccaatgaaaataaatgaagagccgcacattgaaatcgccgcgattctaatcgcatgcgatcggcagcgaagttggaaaatcgcgtggatcgtacgattcgcgcgactcatggaggtaagtttgtgcagttcatgttatttaaatgatttggccattattttttgtagtttgagtgcattgcactcttcgatgtggtctatgtatttaggttacataggttattatttatttattatcttttttcatgttattacgcatactaataacattaaggtaagctttttatttacacagttgaatataatcatgtaggtttatgaaaaacaaaaacaaaaggcaatgtaaaaaaaaattgaagtcacagggattgataaactgttgtacaattttctgtggagtgggagtgttcttagggagttgtcttctcaggtcgatttaatccggaagtattaccagttggtatattgagcgaagattgagcAATGCTCAACTGAGGAGTTACAAAAGGAGAGctttgctcctcatagatgaggttggtggcAGTTCAACAGATatccctcaatcttcgctcaatataccaagtggtaatacttccggattaaatcgacctgagaagacaactccctaagaacactcccactccacagaaaattgtacaacagtttatcaatccctgtgacttcaattttttttactttgccttttgtttttgtttttcataaacctacatgattatattcaactatgtaaataataAGCTTatcttaatgttattagtatgcgtaataacatgaaaaaagataataaataaataataacctatgtaacctaaatacatagaccacatcgaagagtgcaatgcactcaaactacaaaaaataatggccaaatcatttaaattacatgaactgcacaaacttacctccatgagtcgcgcgaatcgtacgatccacgcgattttccaacttcgctgccgatcgcacgcgattagaatcgcggcgatatcaatgtgcggctcttcatttattttcattggaaatcacgtggagggggaatcgcatgcgactggaatcacgTCGACCgtatcgacgatcgacccgtgtgtggacgacagttcatgcgacggacgcgatttcagtcgagccgatttcagtcgactacgaatcgacccgtgtgtggctctccattcatttgcattggaagtcacgtggaggggggaatcgcatgcgactggaatcgcgtcgaccgaatcgacaatcgacccgtgtgtggacggcctaacagtcgaatgattttaatggctttgttcacgcgacagaaacgtgcaatttccgcacgtcgtttgttttagcctttcctttgttttgacggttaaaacggctttgttgcatttcagattattgagataCAGCTAATGTCCGATACTAGGTGCCGCATGAAGTCCGGGCTAGGGGAACTCCcctacttgctagtgtaaattggagagttaaaattgaaattgaaaaattgtcgttggaaatgaaattgaagatttgaaattgaaaaattgaagttgaaatgggagagttaaaattgaagctgaaattaaagttgaaatggaaaaattgaaattgaaaatgaagttgaagagttgatattaaaattgaagttgaaatggaacaattgatgttgaaattgaaattgaagagttgaaattaacgaattaaaattgaaaaattgacattgaaattgaaaaattgaaattgaagagttgaaattgaaattgaagtgttgatattgaaattgaagttgaagggttgatatggaaattgaagttgatattgacgaaatgaaattgaaaaattgaagttgaaatggaagagtagaaattaaagttgaaatggaagagttgaaattgaagttgaaattgaaaaattgaagttgaaaatgaagttgaagagtttatattgaaattgaagttgaaattgaaaaattgacattgatattgaaattgatgttagcgtttacttacttgtgtaacgtcttagtacgacagtaatggtgttttagagttatttaaattgaaatatctcgtgatctactaacttttcgacatacataggttagtacttttttataacgaatgtccagttgcatcgattgatgtattaaaaaatacctcattccatttaaaaaaatatcgatgaccttaaaatctcgtaaaaaaatgatttcgaaaattttttcctttacaCCATCACATGtgacccttcaaacagtgtaactttgtcctaagaagtttttttgtacaacgtaaagtaacggagatatatttaagtgttctctttcttcggactcacccagTAGAACGATTGAAAAAATGTAAGCATTTCAATATATGTATtactttcaatctattaaatgaacaaaatgaataaaaaattactCATCATTGCCTCTTCCTaccatctaattgtaagtatacTATTTATCTACATAACTCTAATTGCCAGGTGATGTTTAATATAGTAGAACGATTGGAAAAATGTAAGCATCTCAATATATGTATTACTTTCAAtctatgaaatgaataaaattaataaaaaataaataaaattcataatgAATAAAAAAACGATTAAAGCAAGAAAGGATTTTATTAGATTCATACATCTATATTCTATTTGATAACACAGCGCGTGTACGATCTCGCTGAACACAGAAACAGAAGTGGGGCAAAACAAACTAATAATTAGTtaagattatttaaaattatagattagttaaaattaatttaagattGTGGAATcacaaaatcttattttcagtggtgtaGTAGTCtttatagatctgaaataaataaaaatcgaactaaattttgtagaattttattttctagcaatTATCGCGAACATTTTTAgacgccataaatgcataaagatccgcagtctactgataattattattgttcGAGAAGAACGACGGAGCGCTATGCGCAATTGTTACAAACATCGTTCCCGCGAAAAGGAAATTCGCATGAAAATCAACAagctaataattattttatagcaTCTGCAAAGATTGGGAAGGGCGTAATAATTGCAGAAGCACAAAACAGTTTCGTGGATATAGTTTTTTATTTGTTCCGAGTAAAATGTCAATCTAATTAATTAATCCAatctaatgattagactgcggattttatgcatttatgacaaaaatgggtacgtacaatttaaaacagtggaggtattaaaaagatttaaggccaccagtgtattagtttcactttaataagataattaaaagaagaattttgttatttgtctcctgtgtcttgcaatcaatgcaaacattttttcttttgcataaagatccgcagtctactaatgattaatgaataatgagtTAATAATTGTTATTGATGGAAGTAGGCTGTTGCCGGACGTGCTCGGCGTGGTCCATGGATTCCGCGTAATTTCTTTTTGCAGAGAAGAATAGTTCGCAAGGGAGCTGTATCAGCTGCAAAGAAAGATTTGAAAAAGTTGTACAATAAATATGATTAAAATAGCAGAATATAGTACTACGCAATGAATCGGAAGAATAATAAAAAGTGTAAAGTATAAACAGAGCGATGCGACGCCACAGTTTCGCGAGCCAAAACGACGGATTAGAAGACAAATTTCTAATGAAGCAACTTCGGCTGACACGACGATTAAGCGCAGTATTACTTGGCTGTTAGGGTTTCCTTGAAGCAGTAATCTCAACTTCTGTAGCTCGCAGTCGACAAGGGTATTGTCTAATTGATGCGGATTCTTGCTAGCGGCATTCACGAGATCGTCCAGCATGGATGACGATCTCTTACCATTCGTCCAACCGTGACTATATTGGAACGTCTGGCAAATAACTGCTGTTGTCATCAATGACAACACGAAGAAAGTGAGTACGTGTCTGGTAGCCATCTGAAGAGAAAACCAGAAAATCACTGTTGtcactaataactagactgcggatctttatgcaaaataaaaaatgtttccattgattgcaagacacaggagcgaaataaaaatttctttcttctccaATTATCTGATTAAATTAAAGCCAATacactgatgtctttaaatctttttaatatgtccactactttaaattgtgcttaacgatttttgtcataaaagcataaaaaaaaaatccgtagtctactaataacttattattagattgcggatctttatgcaaaataaaaattgtctgtatcgattgcaagaaataaaaactggggaagagaaatcatatacatatagtgacatcttcaatattttaaattctccaataattttgaatttgatgtactcaattttgctataaatgtataaagttccgtagtctagttattattatagtaacgTCAAGTACAATAAATAGTTTATTAAATACCAAAAACGTGGAAAAATCCCGTTTACTTTTCAGTTAAACGATGAACTTTTTTAAATAGTTAGGTGCAATGAACTAAAAATATTCTGAATTTTTAATAAGAAGGTAAAAGGTACATTCCCGAGTCTTATTGAATATTCATGTGTTAGGTAAACATGATGTATCAATATACCAATATATAAATTATgcaaataaaatgtatattgccaAAGGAGAACACGTAAATATCCTACTTGCAATAATACTGGGTAATATAGCAAATTTCTGTGGTATTTCCAATTAACAACACATTAAGAACACGAACTTTTATTAGCATTGACCTTAGATCCTAGATCTTAACTTGAACTATTTATGAAGGTATTTGTTAAATGTTGCtgcttttttattttacacaactGCACTAGACAGTATACaatattgtttatatatttGTCGCCTGCACGAATACAAAAGCAACAGTTAAATTAAAAAACCTAAGTATAGATTATCTAAGCTTAACCAACTAACATTTTTAAGTCAATTGCTTgctaatttgtattttattaaagtAAACATTTGCAGCTTATTGTTAGTCATCAGTTACTTTCGATAATTAACTGCCCCAAaaaagtaacgaaattattaaatatatatcgaTGCATAATCTATTACATTTTAGCAAATTCAGTATTTATTTTTGAACAAATTAAGAACCTACGttaactgaaaaatatttaCGACATTCGTACGTAAAATATTTACGACAAAGTAACATTTATAATTCAACGCGAACTTTTACCGTAAGTATTAGTGACGCCCTATtgcttattctaatttataaacATAATGAGAGAAAGATAAAACAGAAACTTCTATAAAAACTTTTCCTGTACTACTTTTAAAACATTTATGCCATTTGATGCAGGAAATAAAATTCCACGTTATCCGAGATTCTCGACAGTGAATTATTACTAGCATAATGTAATAGCCACGTTAAAACATGTAAAATTCGTAACACTTATCGTGAACATCCTTCCGTGGCCCACTTTAAAACAAATCTCGAAATTTTTGCGTTCAACTTCGAAGTGCTATATTTTACCGGAAATTCTATTAAACTTAATTCAAGTCGCAGAAACAAGAATTCCGCGTTCCAACCATTATTACGTCATAAATCGATATAAACACGTATTCCGGACAGAAACGGTTCTCGGCACCTGATTTGCATTTGTATCTTTTTCGTGCACTCTTTCACTGAAGCTGAGCCACGAGAAAAAGTGGTTTGCATAGACTGTGTGCAACGAGTGCGAACACAAAACAATGGATTGTTCGAGTGTCACGGTTGGCTTGTCGGTTCAACGATCCGTTCGAAGCCGGGCAATTTAAGAACGAGCATAACCCGAACTATTTAACGCTTCCGTCACCTGTTTTAATCAGAAACGGACAGAAATTGTTTTCGAAGTAACGCAAAAGTGCGTGAAAAAAATAACCGCCAAAAGAGAAAACAATATTTCATCCCTTGCCATATCGttcatataaatatacatataaattgtggtgtacTTTATAACTAATGTATGTACATGACAATGAAATCAGTATCTAAATAAcgtcaaattattttacatttctaagttggtgatatacaatttaaaaaatagataattttcaaatggctctcctgtaaaatttcctttTTATGACCTATGTCACTTTCcttatgaatgaacgatatATCAAGTCAGACTCGTAAGGATATAAATGCCATTTCTTCCTTTTGActtaacaatagacacctcgaAGCAAAGTAAACATTTTCCAAGTTGATCGGTAGAAATGGAAGTcggataaaaatatatttcttctttcaataatttgatAAGTCGAAAGAAGCcaacaatattattttttaattactgaGATTATTCGATACATTTTTTCATCCAAGCACGtactattataaaaattgtgacgaATCTGGATAAGTTCAGTCTTTTAATTTTCATAGAACAATGTATATCCGGTTATCTTGTatccggtacggttagtgttaaattcttctaatctctTTACAATACGCAACCTAGCAtcgaaataaatgtagacatacattttcctttacgaaatgATTAAAGTGAAGGAAATTCTAGTCACTGTAACCGCAAAGAAAATCACACGGTACGGAGCTAAAcagaatataaaaatgaaatttttgattgaaaataaaactagaaattattattgattatttGTCAAACGCAATTATTTAAATTCGATATAGCTGCAAGTTGCATAGTAACATTACATATAGAAATGATAGTTATTTAAGCTGCACATATTTCTAcgtatttatatgtatttcttCCCTATCTAAACGATTATATTAGCCCGAGACGCTTTATTGTTCGATTCACGTTAAAACGTATACTCATGCTCATCCATTATTCAACTTCACAGTTCTTGTTCGATTAAAATAATTCTACTAAAGTTTCTGAAAAAGTTTCTTCTCTTTGAAAGTCGctcaaaataatgcaacaaagaaatttctatttaattgcagtatctataaaaaaCGATGAATAAGACCATGCATTTCAACAGCgacaattttcatgtatgtagaTACATGCGactgaaaaattcaattctttatgcaaaataaaaatgctctCCATCGATTACGATCAAGAGGAACAGCAGCGAAACAAAAATGTGTTCTTTCTTCAataatttaatgaatttgaaaTAACATTTGAGATTCCCGCAACATTCCAGAAGATTATTTTACCCGTCCTTTCCTCTCTTCGTTTGCCCTTTATTTACCGGTGTCCTGGTTGAACTGccgatttattaaaaatcctgATGTCCCCTTGTTGACCGATCTCTCTTTTACCTTGTCATTCCAATCTATTCATCTTCCCTCTACCATTAACTTCTGGTAACCTACCCTCGCACTTCTCCCTTTTTTCCTTTCCTCTCTTGCAGCTACTAGAATTTTCTCttgaatttctctctctctctcctttggtCAGATCGtggtttatcaaaatattgctgCTTCTCAGCTTACTTTTCTTCTTCATTACCTAATTTGAAACTagagtgcggattttatgcatttatgacaaaaatgagtaggtgtaatttaaaatagcaaaaatattaggaaaatttaaacatactactatattattttcaacctactaaacataatagggaagaaaataaatttctactttactccagtttgttgcaaatcaaaaaagatccgcagtttagaaaTAACATATAGCAAACATacatacagtggataacaaaagtaagttaacactcatattttcaataatgaaatcacgataacagtaatatttattcacttataaaaataaacaagttaattacatatttaatggtaatgttgaaaacaaaatttatcacgataatcacagtgatctgaagatttatcaagatattgatttttctatactaaatatacaaaattttgtgtgccaaaactaattgtaagttaaagtatcgtttaataacactgtccaacaccaaatttgtttcagaATTACATTGCGATGGTGGTACTTATtgtagagttttatgcgctgattcggaatctgcccttaatttttctcctggacgaacagttcttgagaaacaagacttcgaaaaaaaaaattttcaactttaaacaaatattgtgttggtattataaaagatattgaattgttctttacagcaaaagattctgtagactttcccgaatacagtgatatctaatactaatacattaatcattgaagacggagagacaccacttttgcagcaacttttcaggatatttttgaatttatctaaaaaaaataagggttcagcggaaaatcgaactataccacgcgatagagcagacttttatcttgagaaatcaccgtttgaagtttgctacgtcgacgttttttcccgaaccagaaacattaacaataagttgccgccagtggtgcTCACCACTAGCGCGATCTCAACATAAATTGGCCAACTCATGCCGggtgaagatattttgctttctgattcgggaaaaaacgtcgacgtagcaaacttcaacgggtgatttctcaagataaaagtctgctctatcgagtggtatagttcgattttccactgAACCCTTATTTATAAAAccaaaaatatcctgaaaagttgctgcaaaagtggtgtctctccgtcttcaatgattgtttaaacatgtttaaacattgtttaaagttgacaaattttttttttcgaagtcttgtTTGTCAAGAACTGTTCGTCAAGGAGAAAAATtgagggcagattcggaatcagcgtatAAAACTCTATAAGTACCACCATCGCAATGCAATTGTGAaacggtgttggacagtgttattaaacgatactttaatatacttttggcacaccaaattttgtatgtttagtatagaaagatcaatatcttgataaatcttcagaccACTGCGATtgtcgtgataaattttgttttcaacattaccattaaatatgtaatcaacttgtttatttttataagtgaataaatattactgttatcgtgatttcattattgaaaatatgagtattaacttacttttgttatccactgtatgtATTACAGGCCCACAGTCTAGCAATAACCGTTGTAacatttcacacgcattttaTGTTACGAGTCTGTACATCGCAACGGATCGTGCGGATCTTGAGAAATCTCGTATAACAATTTCGAGGGGAAACATGATATCCGACGTGATGCAATGAAAGATTCAATGAAACTATACACCCTTGCGCAATTTACCGCAGCAATTTTCACGTCGTTCAAATGAAATCGCCAATGGAccgtcgcatcgcgtcgcgGCGCAACGTAAAATGCCCGATCGTATGAAACGGCGAACCGAATTGGATGATAATTTAATTGCAAACTGTACTCGAATTTCCACTTTAAGCTTCATCTATTGGCATACTCATTTGTTCGGTTAACGAAGAATGTATATTCTTCACGGTCGTATACTAACCATATCATCGGTCGATCAAAACTTGGAGCCGGGAAAGATATTGCTGATAGAATTACGAGAAAAAGATTCCAGTAGCGGATATACATAATCTAAAGAGCATGATATTGAATCGTAACATAAATCAGTTCTGTTGTCTTCgatatatttctttattataaagTGCTTTCTTTATTAACTGAAAGTGACTCTTTTTATTCAGATAGTTACAAAGTGGTTTCTTGTTAACTAAATTTTTTTAGTaagaacatgtttttaattGGAACCAAATTTATTTACCGTCCAACCTCATATTTAtctaataaataatatgaaatagtagcagttgatgaatttaagttgccccataataatataatagtagcaaaagaaaataaatatagaacgcaacatttattatcaaaaaactagattacactcttaacaataaattaaaaatatattactcctaatttttatttaaagtgttcagatagtttctggatttttcaataatttcgttaagcTTAAAGAGCTTAATGATGAGCTTAtaattattggagccatcgttctcCATTGTTTCCAGCATTACttgttttttttcatcttacttttacaatgggttgatattcaactgagaTAAAGCGATtaatttcgatcagcggatgaaattagaaaaatagtgataattcgtaataattaggttaacctaaaaattgaaagatgtgtcaaaacaaatgacagatgtcatgaaatattgattttgattgaaggcttcgcaattttgcgcaacaacataacttacagctgcattcgccaataattcgtgtttaaatattcacttgctactattattatgggacaaaaagtagtatttaagaataattataattagggatgggatcaagtacctcgcaaacaggttcaaactttgattgattgaattcgaactctctatgaCTATTTcggaaaacagaaatagtactcctaagtatactcgaacctatgccagacagtttcgaacgttttacaagtactttggtaaacaatacatgcaagtatattcgaatcttggtcgaacagactcgaaacttttatgaatatcgtaccggaaattctctgatttttctaatcattcttttttttacctttaaaattaattatgttgtcctctaatgcataatttaattcaacatgtgtaactataatttcataacctatcggaaatattattcttaaataattACGAATTTACTAAAGAAAGTTCTTAAAACCTattatgcagttctgattttcAAGATTCGAATACTACTtatgaaagattcgattcctttcaacatcgatgtactcattccgaggtacgataacagtttgtataaaatgaatacttttcaaatataatcattgaaatattattgcttttaagtagcttttattgaaattgactctgATTCGTGAGTGCATactgaacttgatcccatccctatttATAGTATGTATAATAGGTTGTAACATAGCTGAATATGTGtgcaatagattgaaaataatataagtattttttttaaattcatctaatgtctttaatgttttaaattagaccaactcatttttatcagaactgcgtaaaatccgctgtctagtcatcaaTCAATAATTTTGTGGATTCACGCGAAACAAATAAATTGTCCGTCA belongs to Lasioglossum baleicum chromosome 17, iyLasBale1, whole genome shotgun sequence and includes:
- the Crz gene encoding corazonin, encoding MATRHVLTFFVLSLMTTAVICQTFQYSHGWTNGKRSSSMLDDLVNAASKNPHQLDNTLVDCELQKLRLLLQGNPNSQLIQLPCELFFSAKRNYAESMDHAEHVRQQPTSINNNY